AGCGCGGTAGGGGAAAGAAGAAAAACGGCGCGATGGCCGGGGTCTTTGCCGCCATCGCCGTGGTTGCCATCTTGGCGGCGGGCGCCCTGTTCTTCTTGTGGCGCAATGCCGCGAGCGATGCCGATAAGCCGGCGCCAGAACCGGTGACGGAAACTACGACCACGCAGGTGCCCACCACGGTGACCGAAACCGAGGATGCGGGACCCGGTATTTCTGAGCGTTTGCGCAATCTGCCGAACCTGCAAGACGATCTCCCCGAAGATATTCCTACCGAGCTGCCACCGGAAATTCAGGACCGCCTGGAAGAAGGCGATGACCTCGACGTGGAGCGCCTCTTGCGGGATCTCTTTGGCAATAGCGGCAACCAGCAGCAGGGCTAACCAGCGGTACCGGATATAGGCAGGGCGGCGGCGCGGCACGGCAAGGCGCGGCGGGAATGCCATTTGCCGATTGCCAGCCGCTGCGCCGCAGTAGGTAAAATCTGGCAGCATGAATGAATCGATGCAGCTGGCTGAACAGGTGGCCGCCCAATTAGCGCGCCACCTTACCGATGTGGTGCTGTGCCCGGGATCCCGCAACGCACCGCTGTCCCTTGCGCTCTTGGCGCGCGAGGATATCCGGGTGCATACGCGCATTGATGAGCGCGGCGCTGCGTTTACCGCCTTAGGCATGGCGCGCGTGCAACACCGCCACGTCGGGGTGGTGATGACCTCCGGCACGGCCGTGGCCAATACGCTGCCCGCGGTGGTTGAGGCGCACTATTCGCATACCCCGCTGGCCATAATCAGCGCGGACCGCCCGGAGCGGTTGATCGGCACTGGCGCCTCCCAAACCATCGTGCAAGATGGCATCTTCGGCGTCTATGCGGATACCACCCAGGTCAATGCGGCAGAGGATATCGCCGCCCTTGCGGAGCGGTTTGAGCGCGACCTCCAGGTGCATATCAATATCGCCTTTGACGCACCCCTGGTAGGAGATAGCCTGCCGGAACGGGTAAGTGGCGATGGCACCCGCGCGGCCACCCCGCGGTTTTATGACCACGGCGAGGTCGCGGTGGACTTGAGCAAAAATACCCTCGTCATCGCCGGCGATGAGGCCTGGGAGGTCGAGGGCTTAGAAGACGTGCCGACCATCGCGGAGCCCTCCGCGCCGGGGCCGTTCCACCCCGTGCACCCGGCCGCGGCGCATATTTTCCGCAAGGCGCAGGTTTCCGCGAATGACTATGTGGTCAATACCAAGGTCGAGCAGGTCATCGTGGTGGGCCATCCCACGCTGCATCGCGGCGTGCTCGCGCTGATGAATGACCCGGATATCGAGCTCGTGGTGCTCTCGCGCACGGCGGACTTTACCAACCAGCGCGGGGATAACGCGCGCCTTGGCACCACTGTCAAGACCACCGGGGAGCCAAGCCGCGAGTGGCTCAAGATTTGCCAGGGCGCGACCGACATGGCCGGCGAGGCCGTGCGCGCAACCCTGGAAGATGAAGAACTCGGGTTTACCGGCCTGCACGTAGCGGCGGCGGTAGGCGATACGCTTGCGGTCAATGACACGGTGGTGTTGGGGGCCTCGAATCCGGTGCGCGATGCCTCCCTCATTGGTATGCCCTTTGACGGCGTGGATACCTACGCCCCGCGCGGGGTGGCCGGCATCGATGGCACCGTGTCCCAAGCCATTGGCGTCGCCCTGGCCACGCAATCGCTGGATCCCACCAATTGGCGCGCCCCACGCGTGATGGCCCTGGTAGGGGATGTGACCTTCCTGCACGATGCGAACGGGCTGTTGATCCCGGAGGACCAGCCGCGGCCGGAGAACCTCACCATCGTGGTGGCCAATGACAATGGCGGCGGCATCTTCGAGACCTTGGAGCAAGGCGCGCCCGCGCTTCGCGATGCCTTCGAGCCGGCCTTTGGAACGCCGCATGGGGTGGGCATCGGCAAGCTGGCAGAGGCTTATGACGCAGACTACCGCCTGGTGACCACCCCGCAGGAGCTGCTGGATACCCTGGCAGAGCTCAAGGAATACTCCACTGGCATTACCATCGTGGAGGCGCAGACCACCCGTGCTACGCGCCGGGCGCTGCAGGATAAGCTCACGCAGAAGGTGGGCCAGTAAGTGTCCCCGCGCTATAGGCCCGCGGTTTTTCGGCGCCGGCTGCACCAGCTCGTGCTGGCCGTCTATGTGGCGCTGATCGTGGGCTCGGTGGGCCTGGTGGTAGGGCCCTTCCTTAATGACCGCGCCATTTCCGCGCAGCCTAGCCGGGCCTTGGCTACGGTCAAGGACGTCGGCGCGCTGCGCACCACCGTGGATTTCCAAGATAGCGACGGGATTTATCATTCCCCGCGGCAAGGCTTGCTCTATCCCACGGACCTGGGCGAGGGCCAGCAAGTATGGGTGCAGTACGCCGAAGATAACCCGGATTTGGTGAAGGTAGAAGGCCGCGAATGGACCTTGGCGGTCATACCGGCGCTGTCCGTGGCCATCGTGTCTACGCTTGCCGCCGTGGGTTTGTGGCGGCTTATTAACCTGACCACCCGCCGTGCTGAAAAGCCCGCTGAAAATCGGGCTGAAAAATAATTTACCCAAATTTTTCATTGGATTCACCAAAGGCCTAGAAAAATAGGCCATTATGGTGGCATGCGAGTTGCAATCGTGGCCGAATCGTTCCTCCCCAATGTCAATGGCGTGACAAACTCGGTGCTGCGCGTTTTAGAGCACCTGCACGAAACCGGACACGATGCGATTGTCATCGCCCCCGGTGCCCGCGAGGGCCAAGAAGAAATACCCGATTACTTGGGCTTTCCCATCTACCGCGTGCCCACCGTGCGCGTGCCGCTGGTGGATTCGCTGCCGGTGGGCGTGCCTACCACGGCCGTGGATGATGCACTGAGGAAGTTCAAGCCCGATATCATCCACCTGGCCAGCCCGTTCGTGCTGGGTGCAGCGGGCGCATTTTCGGCCCGGCAACAGCGCATTCCGGCAGTGGCGCTCTACCAAACCGATGTCGCCGGTTTCGCCACGAAGTACCACGCCTCTGCCTTGGCTTATGGCGTGTGGGAGTGGCTGCGTACCATCCACAATTCCTGCCAGATGACCTTGGCGCCCTCCTCGCTGACCATCCGGGACTTGGAAAAACACCACATCAAGCACGTGCGCCACTGGGGCCGCGGCGTCAATGCCGAGCTATTCCATCCCGAAAAGCACTCTGCTGCTCTGCGCCGCAGATGGGACCGGAGTGGAAAGAAGAATATCGTCGGCTTCGTCGGCCGCTTGGCCGCGGAAAAGGGCGTGCACCGCTTGTCCGCGCTCAATGACCGCGAGGATATTCAGCTGGTCATCGTTGGTGACGGCCCCGAACGCCCGCTTTTGGAGGCGCAGCTTCCCAACGCAGTGTTTACCGGGGCGCTC
The window above is part of the Corynebacterium accolens genome. Proteins encoded here:
- the menD gene encoding 2-succinyl-5-enolpyruvyl-6-hydroxy-3-cyclohexene-1-carboxylic-acid synthase produces the protein MNESMQLAEQVAAQLARHLTDVVLCPGSRNAPLSLALLAREDIRVHTRIDERGAAFTALGMARVQHRHVGVVMTSGTAVANTLPAVVEAHYSHTPLAIISADRPERLIGTGASQTIVQDGIFGVYADTTQVNAAEDIAALAERFERDLQVHINIAFDAPLVGDSLPERVSGDGTRAATPRFYDHGEVAVDLSKNTLVIAGDEAWEVEGLEDVPTIAEPSAPGPFHPVHPAAAHIFRKAQVSANDYVVNTKVEQVIVVGHPTLHRGVLALMNDPDIELVVLSRTADFTNQRGDNARLGTTVKTTGEPSREWLKICQGATDMAGEAVRATLEDEELGFTGLHVAAAVGDTLAVNDTVVLGASNPVRDASLIGMPFDGVDTYAPRGVAGIDGTVSQAIGVALATQSLDPTNWRAPRVMALVGDVTFLHDANGLLIPEDQPRPENLTIVVANDNGGGIFETLEQGAPALRDAFEPAFGTPHGVGIGKLAEAYDADYRLVTTPQELLDTLAELKEYSTGITIVEAQTTRATRRALQDKLTQKVGQ
- a CDS encoding DUF3592 domain-containing protein, whose product is MSPRYRPAVFRRRLHQLVLAVYVALIVGSVGLVVGPFLNDRAISAQPSRALATVKDVGALRTTVDFQDSDGIYHSPRQGLLYPTDLGEGQQVWVQYAEDNPDLVKVEGREWTLAVIPALSVAIVSTLAAVGLWRLINLTTRRAEKPAENRAEK
- a CDS encoding glycosyltransferase family 4 protein is translated as MRVAIVAESFLPNVNGVTNSVLRVLEHLHETGHDAIVIAPGAREGQEEIPDYLGFPIYRVPTVRVPLVDSLPVGVPTTAVDDALRKFKPDIIHLASPFVLGAAGAFSARQQRIPAVALYQTDVAGFATKYHASALAYGVWEWLRTIHNSCQMTLAPSSLTIRDLEKHHIKHVRHWGRGVNAELFHPEKHSAALRRRWDRSGKKNIVGFVGRLAAEKGVHRLSALNDREDIQLVIVGDGPERPLLEAQLPNAVFTGALSGEELAQAYASLDVFVHAGEFETFCQSIQEAQASGVPTIGPRAGGPVDLIQEGYNGLLLDVDSFVEDLPNAVDALLNPEVHAELRDNARASISSKTWTALCEQLVGYYEEVLEDTRRVPLTILGQRPELPRWAARALGARVA